In a single window of the Deinococcus aetherius genome:
- a CDS encoding pseudouridine synthase, with the protein MTGEAERLQKRLARAGVASRRAAEDLITAGRVTVNGEVATLGRTVTPGDEVRVDGALIETAALEKVTFLLHKPAGYVTTARDEYGRRNVLSAMPPVPGLHPVGRLDKDSEGLLLLTTDGDLTLTLTHPRYGHEKVYRAWTVGEDDPSDAELRRLVDGIELDDGPARALDARPVPGGALVTLGEGRNRQVRRMLEALGHPVARLLRLRVGGLWLGDLDPGEYRELSERDLHDLLHPAEVPRRLWERAERETLERWG; encoded by the coding sequence GTGACGGGGGAGGCCGAGCGGCTCCAGAAACGCCTCGCGCGGGCCGGGGTCGCCTCGCGTCGCGCCGCCGAGGACCTGATCACGGCGGGCCGCGTCACCGTGAACGGGGAGGTCGCCACGCTCGGCCGCACCGTCACCCCCGGCGACGAGGTGCGGGTGGACGGGGCGTTGATCGAGACCGCCGCCCTGGAGAAGGTCACCTTCCTGCTCCACAAGCCCGCCGGGTACGTCACGACTGCCCGCGACGAGTACGGGCGGCGCAATGTTCTCTCCGCCATGCCCCCGGTGCCCGGCCTCCACCCGGTCGGCCGCCTCGACAAGGACTCCGAGGGCCTGCTGCTCCTCACCACCGACGGCGACCTCACCCTCACCCTCACCCACCCCCGCTACGGCCACGAGAAGGTGTACCGCGCCTGGACGGTGGGGGAGGACGACCCCAGCGACGCCGAGCTGCGGCGCCTCGTGGACGGCATCGAGCTGGACGACGGCCCCGCCCGCGCTCTGGACGCTCGCCCTGTCCCCGGCGGCGCCCTGGTCACCCTCGGCGAGGGCCGCAACCGCCAGGTGCGCCGGATGCTGGAGGCCCTGGGGCACCCCGTCGCCCGATTGCTGCGCCTGCGGGTGGGCGGGTTGTGGCTCGGCGATCTCGACCCCGGCGAGTACCGCGAACTCTCCGAGCGTGATCTCCACGATCTCCTCCACCCCGCCGAGGTGCCCCGCCGCCTGTGGGAGCGGGCGGAGCGGGAGACGCTGGAGCGGTGGGGGTAA
- a CDS encoding MFS transporter: MGSLFGTLLVGPLGRAFPVSLTLAGIMALWGVAVVGLSLTPGVAPALAVMFAGGLIWGPYTALETTLLQRGVPSGEHGRLFGVRAMLLGPAAPLGTALGGLLLIGLRAEWVIALSGLGCVLGALAALPWLRRRGEERADAAAG, translated from the coding sequence GTGGGGAGCCTCTTCGGGACCCTGCTCGTCGGTCCTCTCGGGCGGGCCTTTCCGGTCAGCCTGACGCTCGCGGGCATCATGGCGCTGTGGGGGGTGGCGGTGGTAGGGCTCTCCCTCACGCCGGGCGTCGCCCCCGCGCTGGCGGTGATGTTCGCGGGCGGGCTGATCTGGGGACCGTACACGGCGCTCGAAACTACCCTGCTTCAGCGCGGGGTGCCCTCCGGGGAACACGGGCGTCTCTTCGGCGTGCGGGCGATGCTGCTCGGCCCGGCGGCGCCCCTGGGGACCGCGCTGGGCGGCCTGCTGCTGATCGGGCTGCGGGCGGAGTGGGTGATCGCCCTGTCGGGGCTGGGCTGTGTGCTGGGGGCCCTCGCGGCCCTGCCGTGGCTGCGGCGCCGGGGGGAGGAGCGGGCGGACGCGGCGGCAGGCTGA
- a CDS encoding MFS transporter, protein MSRVSLFEVLRTRPTFARLWLGALVSGLGDTLSWLALTWFVLEREGGGAAVGVLLLCFALPAVVTGPLWGRALDRRQPASLMRLDNLARAGLIGLIPLLDALGTLELWMVFGVALLMGALAPATGIGARLFVPVLLPDDELEQGNAVYGLTTQVPTVLGPALAGLLVAAWGAPRALLVDALTFVFMAWALRGLPRLPRGGRAEDCRGAARRPRWTPAVLATLGLTTLFYFVYGPLEAALPCSPGRASAPGRRGTGRYGRRWGWGASSGPCSSVLSGGPFRSA, encoded by the coding sequence ATGTCCCGCGTCTCCCTTTTCGAAGTCCTCCGAACCCGCCCCACCTTCGCGCGGCTGTGGCTCGGGGCGCTCGTCTCGGGGCTGGGGGACACGCTGAGCTGGCTCGCCCTGACGTGGTTCGTGCTGGAGCGCGAAGGCGGCGGGGCGGCGGTGGGAGTCCTGCTGCTGTGCTTCGCGCTTCCCGCCGTCGTCACGGGTCCGCTGTGGGGGCGGGCCCTCGACCGGCGGCAGCCCGCGTCCCTGATGCGACTCGACAACCTCGCCCGGGCCGGACTCATCGGCCTGATCCCGCTCCTGGACGCCCTGGGGACACTGGAACTGTGGATGGTCTTCGGGGTGGCGCTTCTCATGGGCGCCCTCGCCCCCGCCACGGGGATCGGCGCGCGACTCTTCGTGCCCGTCCTCCTCCCCGACGACGAGTTGGAGCAGGGCAACGCCGTGTACGGGCTCACGACCCAGGTGCCCACCGTCCTCGGCCCGGCGCTCGCGGGGCTGCTCGTGGCGGCGTGGGGAGCGCCGCGTGCCCTGCTCGTGGACGCCCTGACCTTCGTGTTCATGGCGTGGGCCCTGCGGGGCTTGCCGCGCCTGCCCCGGGGTGGACGGGCCGAGGACTGCAGGGGGGCCGCCCGCCGCCCGCGCTGGACCCCCGCCGTGCTGGCGACGCTCGGCCTGACCACGCTCTTCTACTTCGTCTACGGACCGCTGGAGGCGGCGTTGCCGTGTTCGCCCGGGAGAGCCTCGGCACCGGGCCGCAGGGGTACGGGGCGCTATGGTCGGCGCTGGGGGTGGGGAGCCTCTTCGGGACCCTGCTCGTCGGTCCTCTCGGGCGGGCCTTTCCGGTCAGCCTGA